A single window of Acidobacteriota bacterium DNA harbors:
- the dut gene encoding dUTP diphosphatase, whose translation MPTVRIRRLDPSTALPSYQTAEAAGVDLAASADVSVPPGEVRLIPTGLVIEVPHGYFLGIFARSSTPLKRGLMVANGVGVVDPDYAGPEDEINVQVLNFTREQIVVRRGDRIAQGIFIPALHVEWIEGDTRAVSRGGFGSTGA comes from the coding sequence ATGCCAACCGTTCGAATCCGCCGCCTGGATCCCTCGACAGCGCTGCCATCCTATCAAACGGCCGAGGCCGCGGGCGTCGACCTCGCCGCGAGCGCCGACGTGTCCGTGCCCCCCGGCGAGGTCCGCTTGATCCCGACAGGGCTCGTCATCGAGGTGCCGCACGGCTATTTCCTCGGCATCTTCGCGCGCAGCAGCACGCCGCTGAAACGCGGCCTCATGGTCGCCAACGGCGTGGGCGTGGTGGACCCTGACTACGCGGGTCCCGAGGACGAGATCAACGTGCAGGTGCTGAACTTCACCAGGGAGCAGATCGTGGTCCGCCGCGGCGATCGGATCGCGCAGGGGATCTTCATCCCGGCGCTGCACGTCGAGTGGATCGAGGGGGACACGCGTGCGGTCTCGCGCGGGGGATTCGGGTCGACGGGTGCGTAA
- a CDS encoding nucleoside 2-deoxyribosyltransferase has translation MKIYLACTVRGDRAAVIALRNACALLQSRGHDVLTSHLLRDDVESVEAALAERDVYERDIQWLDSCDALVADASGSSFGVGFEVGYVLARAPQTGQRVYLLYDAARAGRVSRMITGNSDAHCSKYAYTSPDDLLAFIDAHFE, from the coding sequence GTGAAAATCTACCTTGCATGTACGGTTCGCGGCGATCGGGCCGCCGTGATCGCGCTGAGAAACGCCTGTGCGCTCCTGCAGTCCCGCGGCCACGACGTGCTGACGTCGCACCTGCTGCGCGACGACGTGGAGAGCGTGGAAGCGGCGCTGGCCGAGCGGGACGTGTACGAGCGCGACATCCAGTGGCTCGACTCCTGCGACGCGCTCGTGGCCGACGCCTCCGGATCGAGCTTCGGCGTCGGTTTCGAGGTTGGCTACGTCCTGGCGCGCGCCCCGCAGACGGGCCAGCGCGTGTACCTGCTCTACGACGCGGCGCGCGCCGGCCGCGTCTCGCGGATGATCACCGGAAACAGCGACGCGCACTGCTCGAAGTACGCGTACACCTCGCCGGATGATCTGCTCGCGTTCATCGACGCGCACTTCGAGTAA